One region of Chanodichthys erythropterus isolate Z2021 chromosome 17, ASM2448905v1, whole genome shotgun sequence genomic DNA includes:
- the npas1 gene encoding neuronal PAS domain-containing protein 1 isoform X1 gives MAAMPFVSEGKCVSVEWDFLQGLLAKPPTLPCLQNLRKEKSRNAARSRRGKENFEFFELAKMLPLPGAITSQLDKASIIRLTISYLHMRHFASQGDPPWSPLLEGENNCNKVRRTSHSLVTDIFEQHLGAHLLQSLDGFVFVVSQEGRFLYISETVSIYLGLSQVELTGSSVFDYIHPADHVEMAERLGIRPHLRAEAGCQTSHESASSSASASSLAGTPEPVAPSSPCSPVRELSERGFFIRMKSTLTKRGLHVKSSGYKVIHVTGRIRCRPALVPGSSRPLHRPMGLVALAHTLPPSTLNEVRMESNMFVFRVNMDLQITYCENRISEYMDLSPAEVVGQTCYHFIHAEDLDTVRQSHDDLLRKGQVVTGYYRWLQRRGGYLWIQSCATVSINHKAPHERNVIWVNYVLSRPELPDMPLDLLQLPESLRAERLQASSSPRDTSPKAQGSTATQPLKGRSEKDHKGKEPFSHTAASQSESTRKRSHQSDAESGPPEARRRIEVFRQRDDSPCTSSDQASDSEVEEDDERESEWDHNPTSKRVKSEEGALKQGNGANGAGKIHNGRAVIQHLKSVVTSSGSNIKTEQEVIGTVGVGSGRRWSQPQPSSVGTNGSSPPSQPPNSTPTEAPPKGLFNPPSPTLSPPISASSLPRDDRSIHGGRAPDFELLQRLTASGAAGRVLFHPLALGPQGPQSLYAPSTIRYAPPEMPTAHSDGHRSDHLAKTPAFFPHLQRIASLPPFSGFSPAEPTFPPTLPFCMNGLRGAAGTDED, from the exons ATGGCGGCCATGCCGTTCGTCAGCGAGGggaagtgtgtgagtgtggagTGGGACTTCTTACAGGGGCTCCTCGCCAAACCACCCACCTTACCCTG CTTGCAGAACTTGAGGAAGGAGAAGTCGCGCAATGCAGCTCGTTCTCGGCGGGGTAAAGAGAACTTTGAGTTCTTCGAGTTGGCGAAGATGCTTCCCCTCCCCGGGGCAATTACCAGCCAGCTGGACAAGGCCTCCATCATCCGCCTCACCATCAGTTACCTGCACATGAGACACTTTGCCAGCCAGGGAGACCCACCCTGGAGCCCTCTACTGGAGGGAGAGAACAACTGCAACAAGG TGCGAAGAACAAGTCATTCGTTGGTCACTGACATTTTTGAACAGCACCTGGGAGCTCATCTGCTGCAG TCTCTGGATGGATTCGTGTTCGTGGTCAGTCAAGAAGGCAGATTTCTTTATATCTCAGAGACTGTGTCCATCTACCTTGGCCTTTCACAG GTTGAGTTGACTGGCAGTAGTGTGTTCGATTACATCCACCCTGCGGATCATGTCGAAATGGCAGAGCGTCTTGGCATTAGGCCACACCTCCGGGCGGAGGCAGGCTGTCAAACGTCCCATGAGAGTGCTTCAAGCTCCGCCTCTGCATCCTCTCTGGCTGGCACCCCTGAACCAG TAGCACCATCCAGCCCCTGTTCTCCTGTCAGAGAGTTGTCAGAACGTGGCTTCTTCATCCGGATGAAATCCACCCTCACCAAGCGTGGCCTCCACGTTAAATCCTCGGGCTATAAA GTGATTCATGTGACAGGTCGGATTCGGTGTAGGCCAGCCCTGGTGCCAGGCTCCTCCCGCCCCTTGCATCGGCCAATGGGATTGGTCGCTCTAGCCCACACGCTTCCACCCTCCACGCTCAATGAGGTGCGCATGGAAAGTAACATGTTTGTCTTCCGCGTCAACATGGACCTGCAGATCACCTACTGTGAGAACAG GATTTCGGAGTATATGGACCTGAGCCCAGCTGAGGTGGTTGGACAAACCTGTTACCACTTTATCCATGCAGAAGACCTGGACACCGTCAGGCAGAGCCATGATGACT TGCTGCGGAAAGGGCAGGTTGTGACGGGGTATTATCGGTGGCTGCAGAGGAGAGGAGGGTATCTGTGGATTCAGTCCTGTGCCACCGTGTCCATTAACCACAAAGCGCCCCATGAGCGTAACGTCATCTGGGTCAACTATGTGCTCAG TCGACCAGAGCTGCCAGACATGCCTCTGGACTTATTACAACTTCCAGAAAGCCTGAGGGCAGAGCGGCTTCAAGCAAGCTCCTCCCCACGTGATACCTCTCCAAAGGCACAAG GCTCCACAGCGACACAGCCATTGAAAGGCAGGTCTGAGAAAGACCACAAAGGGAAGGAACCCTTTTCGCACACTGCTGCCAGCCAATCAGAGAGTACTAGGAAGAGATCGCACCAGTCTGACGCTGAAAGTGGTCCTCCCGAGGCGAGGAGGCGGATTGAGGTGTTCCGTCAGAGAGATGACAGCCCATGTACCTCTTCAGACCAAGCCAGCGATAGCGAGGTGGAAGAGGAtgatgagagagagagcgagtggGACCACAACCCCACCAGTAAACGAGTGAAGAGTGAAGAGGGGGCACTGAAACAAGGCAACGGGGCCAATGGAGCAGGTAAGATCCACAACGGCCGTGCTGTGATCCAGCATCTTAAGAGTGTGGTGACCAGCTCCGGGTCGAATATTAAGACTGAACAAGAAGTGATAGGAACTGTAGGTGTAGGTTCTGGGAGGCGTTGGAGCCAACCTCAGCCCAGCAGTGTAGGAACCAATGGCAGCAGTCCACCTTCCCAACCTCCAAACTCCACCCCGACAGAAGCTCCACCCAAGGGTCTGTTCAACCCACCATCCCCAACTCTGTCTCCACCCATCTCAGCCTCGTCCCTGCCCAGAGATGACCGGTCCATCCACGGAGGGCGTGCTCCAGACTTCGAGCTACTGCAGAGACTGACTGCGAGTGGGGCTGCAGGACGTGTGCTCTTTCACCCCCTGGCTCTTGGCCCACAGGGGCCTCAGAGTCTTTACGCTCCCAGCACCATTCGCTACGCCCCACCTGAGATGCCTACAGCTCACTCTGATGGGCACCGTTCAGACCACCTGGCCAAAACCCCCGCTTTCTTTCCCCACCTGCAAAGGATTGCATCTCTGCCTCCTTTTAGTGGCTTTTCTCCAGCCGAACCCACCTTTCCTCCAACTCTGCCCTTCTGTATGAACGGACTGAGGGGGGCGGCAGGGACAGATGAAGATTGA
- the npas1 gene encoding neuronal PAS domain-containing protein 1 isoform X2 yields the protein MAAMPFVSEGKCVSVEWDFLQGLLAKPPTLPCLQNLRKEKSRNAARSRRGKENFEFFELAKMLPLPGAITSQLDKASIIRLTISYLHMRHFASQGDPPWSPLLEGENNCNKVRRTSHSLVTDIFEQHLGAHLLQSLDGFVFVVSQEGRFLYISETVSIYLGLSQVELTGSSVFDYIHPADHVEMAERLGIRPHLRAEAGCQTSHESASSSASASSLAGTPEPAPSSPCSPVRELSERGFFIRMKSTLTKRGLHVKSSGYKVIHVTGRIRCRPALVPGSSRPLHRPMGLVALAHTLPPSTLNEVRMESNMFVFRVNMDLQITYCENRISEYMDLSPAEVVGQTCYHFIHAEDLDTVRQSHDDLLRKGQVVTGYYRWLQRRGGYLWIQSCATVSINHKAPHERNVIWVNYVLSRPELPDMPLDLLQLPESLRAERLQASSSPRDTSPKAQGSTATQPLKGRSEKDHKGKEPFSHTAASQSESTRKRSHQSDAESGPPEARRRIEVFRQRDDSPCTSSDQASDSEVEEDDERESEWDHNPTSKRVKSEEGALKQGNGANGAGKIHNGRAVIQHLKSVVTSSGSNIKTEQEVIGTVGVGSGRRWSQPQPSSVGTNGSSPPSQPPNSTPTEAPPKGLFNPPSPTLSPPISASSLPRDDRSIHGGRAPDFELLQRLTASGAAGRVLFHPLALGPQGPQSLYAPSTIRYAPPEMPTAHSDGHRSDHLAKTPAFFPHLQRIASLPPFSGFSPAEPTFPPTLPFCMNGLRGAAGTDED from the exons ATGGCGGCCATGCCGTTCGTCAGCGAGGggaagtgtgtgagtgtggagTGGGACTTCTTACAGGGGCTCCTCGCCAAACCACCCACCTTACCCTG CTTGCAGAACTTGAGGAAGGAGAAGTCGCGCAATGCAGCTCGTTCTCGGCGGGGTAAAGAGAACTTTGAGTTCTTCGAGTTGGCGAAGATGCTTCCCCTCCCCGGGGCAATTACCAGCCAGCTGGACAAGGCCTCCATCATCCGCCTCACCATCAGTTACCTGCACATGAGACACTTTGCCAGCCAGGGAGACCCACCCTGGAGCCCTCTACTGGAGGGAGAGAACAACTGCAACAAGG TGCGAAGAACAAGTCATTCGTTGGTCACTGACATTTTTGAACAGCACCTGGGAGCTCATCTGCTGCAG TCTCTGGATGGATTCGTGTTCGTGGTCAGTCAAGAAGGCAGATTTCTTTATATCTCAGAGACTGTGTCCATCTACCTTGGCCTTTCACAG GTTGAGTTGACTGGCAGTAGTGTGTTCGATTACATCCACCCTGCGGATCATGTCGAAATGGCAGAGCGTCTTGGCATTAGGCCACACCTCCGGGCGGAGGCAGGCTGTCAAACGTCCCATGAGAGTGCTTCAAGCTCCGCCTCTGCATCCTCTCTGGCTGGCACCCCTGAACCAG CACCATCCAGCCCCTGTTCTCCTGTCAGAGAGTTGTCAGAACGTGGCTTCTTCATCCGGATGAAATCCACCCTCACCAAGCGTGGCCTCCACGTTAAATCCTCGGGCTATAAA GTGATTCATGTGACAGGTCGGATTCGGTGTAGGCCAGCCCTGGTGCCAGGCTCCTCCCGCCCCTTGCATCGGCCAATGGGATTGGTCGCTCTAGCCCACACGCTTCCACCCTCCACGCTCAATGAGGTGCGCATGGAAAGTAACATGTTTGTCTTCCGCGTCAACATGGACCTGCAGATCACCTACTGTGAGAACAG GATTTCGGAGTATATGGACCTGAGCCCAGCTGAGGTGGTTGGACAAACCTGTTACCACTTTATCCATGCAGAAGACCTGGACACCGTCAGGCAGAGCCATGATGACT TGCTGCGGAAAGGGCAGGTTGTGACGGGGTATTATCGGTGGCTGCAGAGGAGAGGAGGGTATCTGTGGATTCAGTCCTGTGCCACCGTGTCCATTAACCACAAAGCGCCCCATGAGCGTAACGTCATCTGGGTCAACTATGTGCTCAG TCGACCAGAGCTGCCAGACATGCCTCTGGACTTATTACAACTTCCAGAAAGCCTGAGGGCAGAGCGGCTTCAAGCAAGCTCCTCCCCACGTGATACCTCTCCAAAGGCACAAG GCTCCACAGCGACACAGCCATTGAAAGGCAGGTCTGAGAAAGACCACAAAGGGAAGGAACCCTTTTCGCACACTGCTGCCAGCCAATCAGAGAGTACTAGGAAGAGATCGCACCAGTCTGACGCTGAAAGTGGTCCTCCCGAGGCGAGGAGGCGGATTGAGGTGTTCCGTCAGAGAGATGACAGCCCATGTACCTCTTCAGACCAAGCCAGCGATAGCGAGGTGGAAGAGGAtgatgagagagagagcgagtggGACCACAACCCCACCAGTAAACGAGTGAAGAGTGAAGAGGGGGCACTGAAACAAGGCAACGGGGCCAATGGAGCAGGTAAGATCCACAACGGCCGTGCTGTGATCCAGCATCTTAAGAGTGTGGTGACCAGCTCCGGGTCGAATATTAAGACTGAACAAGAAGTGATAGGAACTGTAGGTGTAGGTTCTGGGAGGCGTTGGAGCCAACCTCAGCCCAGCAGTGTAGGAACCAATGGCAGCAGTCCACCTTCCCAACCTCCAAACTCCACCCCGACAGAAGCTCCACCCAAGGGTCTGTTCAACCCACCATCCCCAACTCTGTCTCCACCCATCTCAGCCTCGTCCCTGCCCAGAGATGACCGGTCCATCCACGGAGGGCGTGCTCCAGACTTCGAGCTACTGCAGAGACTGACTGCGAGTGGGGCTGCAGGACGTGTGCTCTTTCACCCCCTGGCTCTTGGCCCACAGGGGCCTCAGAGTCTTTACGCTCCCAGCACCATTCGCTACGCCCCACCTGAGATGCCTACAGCTCACTCTGATGGGCACCGTTCAGACCACCTGGCCAAAACCCCCGCTTTCTTTCCCCACCTGCAAAGGATTGCATCTCTGCCTCCTTTTAGTGGCTTTTCTCCAGCCGAACCCACCTTTCCTCCAACTCTGCCCTTCTGTATGAACGGACTGAGGGGGGCGGCAGGGACAGATGAAGATTGA